The following proteins are co-located in the Doryrhamphus excisus isolate RoL2022-K1 chromosome 15, RoL_Dexc_1.0, whole genome shotgun sequence genome:
- the rdh8a gene encoding retinol dehydrogenase 8a isoform X2, with translation MRDLKKKTKLVEAAGDTYGKNLVLLPLDVCSDESVKQCIDNIKDRHIDILINNAGVGLLGPVESISIDEMKRVFETNFFGVVRLIKEVMPDMKTRRSGHIVVMSSVMGLQGVVFNDVYAASKFAMEGFCESMAVQLMKFNVRLSMIEPGPVHTEFETKMMEDVAKMEYPGVDADTVRYFKDVYLPSSIDIFEAMGQTPEDIAKCTKKVIESSSPRFRNLTNSLYTPIVALKYADETGGLSVNTFYNLLFNLGPLMHITMSILKCLTCSCLRRRTVSPN, from the exons ATGCGGGATCTGAAAAAGAAGACCAAGCTAGTGGAGGCGGCGGGTGACACATACGGGAAGAACCTGGTGTTGCTACCGCTCGATGTGTGCAGCGACGAGTCAGTCAAGCAGTGCATCGACAACATTAAGGACCGCCATATTGATATCTTGA TTAACAACGCAGGTGTGGGCTTGCTGGGCCCCGTGGAGAGCATCAGCATAGACGAGATGAAGCGGGTTTTCGAGACCAACTTCTTCGGAGTCGTGCGATTGATTAAAGAGGTGATGCCCGACATGAAGACGAGGCGATCCGGACACATTGTGGTCATGAGCAGCGTCATGGGGCTTCAGG GAGTGGTGTTCAATGACGTTTATGCCGCCTCCAAGTTTGCCATGGAGGGCTTCTGTGAGAGCATGGCAGTGCAGCTCATGAAGTTCAATGTCAG GTTGTCAATGATTGAGCCTGGCCCGGTGCACACAGAGTTTGAGACAAAGATGATGGAGGACGTGGCAAAAATGGAGTATCCGGGAGTGGACGCTGACACGGTTCGTTATTTTAAGGACGTTTACCTGCCGTCATCGATAGACATTTTTGAAGCCATGGGTCAGACGCCGGAGGACATAGCCAAA TGCACTAAAAAGGTTATCGAGTCGAGCAGCCCTCGTTTCAGGAATCTGACCAACAGCCTGTACACTCCCATCGTGGCCTTAAAGTATGCCGACGAGACGGGCGGCCTGTCGGTCAACACCTTCTACAACCTGCTCTTTAATTTGGGACCTCTCATGCACATCACCATGAGCATCCTCAAGTGCCTGACGTGCAGCTGCCTGCGTCGACGCACTGTATCGCCTAATTAA
- the rdh8a gene encoding retinol dehydrogenase 8a isoform X1: MANGGQKVVLITGCSSGIGLRIAVTLAKDEKKRYHVIATMRDLKKKTKLVEAAGDTYGKNLVLLPLDVCSDESVKQCIDNIKDRHIDILINNAGVGLLGPVESISIDEMKRVFETNFFGVVRLIKEVMPDMKTRRSGHIVVMSSVMGLQGVVFNDVYAASKFAMEGFCESMAVQLMKFNVRLSMIEPGPVHTEFETKMMEDVAKMEYPGVDADTVRYFKDVYLPSSIDIFEAMGQTPEDIAKCTKKVIESSSPRFRNLTNSLYTPIVALKYADETGGLSVNTFYNLLFNLGPLMHITMSILKCLTCSCLRRRTVSPN, translated from the exons ATGGCGAACGGCGGCCAGAAAGTCGTGCTGATCACCGGCTGCTCCTCCGGCATCGGCCTGCGGATCGCCGTCACGCTGGCCAAAGATGAGAAGAAGCGTTACCATG TCATTGCGACCATGCGGGATCTGAAAAAGAAGACCAAGCTAGTGGAGGCGGCGGGTGACACATACGGGAAGAACCTGGTGTTGCTACCGCTCGATGTGTGCAGCGACGAGTCAGTCAAGCAGTGCATCGACAACATTAAGGACCGCCATATTGATATCTTGA TTAACAACGCAGGTGTGGGCTTGCTGGGCCCCGTGGAGAGCATCAGCATAGACGAGATGAAGCGGGTTTTCGAGACCAACTTCTTCGGAGTCGTGCGATTGATTAAAGAGGTGATGCCCGACATGAAGACGAGGCGATCCGGACACATTGTGGTCATGAGCAGCGTCATGGGGCTTCAGG GAGTGGTGTTCAATGACGTTTATGCCGCCTCCAAGTTTGCCATGGAGGGCTTCTGTGAGAGCATGGCAGTGCAGCTCATGAAGTTCAATGTCAG GTTGTCAATGATTGAGCCTGGCCCGGTGCACACAGAGTTTGAGACAAAGATGATGGAGGACGTGGCAAAAATGGAGTATCCGGGAGTGGACGCTGACACGGTTCGTTATTTTAAGGACGTTTACCTGCCGTCATCGATAGACATTTTTGAAGCCATGGGTCAGACGCCGGAGGACATAGCCAAA TGCACTAAAAAGGTTATCGAGTCGAGCAGCCCTCGTTTCAGGAATCTGACCAACAGCCTGTACACTCCCATCGTGGCCTTAAAGTATGCCGACGAGACGGGCGGCCTGTCGGTCAACACCTTCTACAACCTGCTCTTTAATTTGGGACCTCTCATGCACATCACCATGAGCATCCTCAAGTGCCTGACGTGCAGCTGCCTGCGTCGACGCACTGTATCGCCTAATTAA